The following are encoded together in the Ezakiella massiliensis genome:
- a CDS encoding PD-(D/E)XK nuclease family protein, with protein MKSLPLNEFLNQIEKSENKTLIITPSVQSRKLFLANLSYNQIHVETISFAELYIRFVRKNFINLAEESLKRYYFGLAFSGDKEISRNDDLYNVIEEKVARGVKLDSYEQDIFNRYIGMLNSNGYYDKSQVINMILESNYLGELDKYKKIFFIKPRYLTVKEMEIIELLEVKKNVYTIAYDDERTINTKFKHYLADNLDSLLYKIAEDIISEFKSNPEIKVGILNESKSVQDQVANILADYGIYTNVGLKECFYNINLVRKFLQDEELTLVNISDQLNKLNSMLTDEIKLNYDTDVFLDRLSRKIKDLKIEYPKYYMEDVFKSHFHSRKFRSNIHVLNPVEVILDYDLIFQIGLDDKSFMPSDEFTRQEIKGGISNIISKSKETIFCTYEKNVISKSEMLALNFDTINLKNYAFTKGEYQITDLQKAYFKDSHANLSRKNNEINEDNNLSAVDLRKNTLSASRVESYMNCPFKYYCDYIKEFSLDFDETYIKLGNFSHEVLRLYYTINKDKKFREGSFEATFEMALKDYSDIDEYEIRIVKDKIKALIINEADTPGDVLTTEQDFTHNYFKDEKGEDISFRGRIDRVDKVDDKYILLDYKLTSSSIKSKNRIKDGEALQFPVYMGEYKDKIKEIAYINIDDGNRKSQIFFDDDGSTFNKIMEAAGEKIKEIACQMDKGVISQTDDNNNCRYCQYMNLCKRFWND; from the coding sequence ATGAAAAGTTTACCGCTAAATGAATTTCTTAATCAAATTGAAAAATCTGAAAATAAAACTTTGATTATTACACCAAGTGTACAATCAAGAAAATTATTTTTAGCAAATTTATCTTATAATCAAATTCATGTCGAGACAATTTCTTTCGCTGAGCTTTATATTAGATTTGTTAGAAAAAACTTTATAAATTTGGCTGAAGAATCTCTAAAAAGATATTATTTTGGGCTCGCATTTTCTGGTGATAAAGAAATTTCTAGAAACGACGATCTTTATAATGTGATTGAAGAAAAAGTAGCTAGAGGCGTTAAACTCGATTCATATGAGCAAGATATATTCAATAGATATATTGGAATGTTAAATTCAAATGGATATTATGATAAATCACAAGTTATTAACATGATCTTAGAGTCTAATTATTTAGGTGAATTAGACAAATATAAAAAAATATTTTTTATTAAGCCTAGGTATTTAACAGTAAAAGAAATGGAGATCATCGAACTATTAGAAGTTAAAAAAAATGTCTATACAATTGCCTATGATGATGAACGAACTATAAATACAAAGTTTAAACACTATTTGGCAGATAACCTGGATTCGCTATTATACAAGATAGCTGAGGATATTATTAGTGAATTTAAATCCAATCCAGAAATAAAAGTAGGTATACTAAATGAGTCAAAGTCTGTTCAAGATCAAGTGGCCAATATTTTAGCAGATTATGGAATATATACTAATGTAGGTCTAAAAGAATGTTTTTATAATATAAACTTAGTGCGTAAATTTTTGCAAGATGAAGAGTTGACTCTTGTAAACATTAGTGACCAATTGAATAAATTAAATTCAATGCTAACTGACGAGATTAAATTAAATTATGACACAGATGTTTTTTTGGATAGGTTATCTAGAAAAATAAAAGACCTAAAAATTGAGTACCCTAAATATTACATGGAAGATGTTTTTAAATCTCATTTTCACTCTAGGAAATTTAGGTCTAATATACATGTTCTAAATCCTGTAGAAGTTATATTAGATTATGATTTAATCTTTCAAATTGGGCTTGATGACAAAAGTTTTATGCCATCTGACGAATTTACACGTCAGGAAATAAAGGGCGGTATAAGTAATATTATAAGCAAGTCCAAAGAAACTATTTTTTGCACTTATGAAAAAAATGTTATAAGTAAGTCAGAGATGCTGGCACTTAATTTTGATACAATTAATTTAAAAAACTATGCATTTACAAAAGGGGAATACCAGATAACTGACTTACAAAAAGCGTATTTTAAAGATTCACATGCAAACTTATCTAGAAAAAATAATGAGATAAATGAGGATAATAATTTATCAGCTGTAGATCTTAGAAAAAATACATTATCAGCATCAAGAGTTGAATCATATATGAATTGCCCCTTTAAATATTATTGTGATTACATCAAAGAGTTTTCTTTGGACTTTGACGAGACATATATCAAACTTGGAAACTTTAGCCATGAAGTTTTGAGGCTGTATTACACAATAAACAAAGATAAGAAATTTAGAGAAGGTTCCTTTGAGGCAACTTTTGAGATGGCCTTAAAAGATTATTCTGATATTGATGAATATGAAATCAGGATTGTGAAAGATAAGATAAAAGCTTTAATTATTAATGAAGCAGATACACCTGGAGATGTTTTAACAACAGAACAAGATTTTACCCACAATTATTTTAAGGATGAAAAGGGAGAGGATATATCCTTTAGAGGCCGGATTGACAGAGTAGATAAAGTTGATGATAAATATATTTTGTTGGATTACAAGCTAACAAGTTCTTCTATAAAATCTAAAAATAGAATCAAGGATGGCGAGGCTTTACAGTTCCCAGTTTATATGGGCGAGTACAAAGATAAGATTAAAGAGATTGCTTATATAAATATTGATGATGGCAATAGAAAAAGCCAGATATTTTTTGATGATGACGGAAGTACATTTAATAAAATAATGGAAGCAGCAGGAGAAAAAATTAAAGAAATTGCTTGTCAAATGGATAAGGGTGTAATTTCTCAAACAGATGATAATAATAATTGTAGATATTGCCAATATATGAATCTATGCAAGAGGTTTTGGAATGATTAA
- a CDS encoding response regulator transcription factor, translating into MMYKILVVEDEDAIRRFIKINLERQGWLVDDVDTGEKGVKMASKNVYDCILLDVMLPGISGIEVAKEVRKTNQEVGIIMLTAKSQDLDKIDGLEAGADDYITKPFNPTELILRIKSLAKRVDVEPEYRNISDDVFDLNEEKREFRKNGELIELTPTEFSLMELFMKNPEKAFTRDELLDEVWGDNFFGESKIVDVNIRRIRSKIEEDPANPKYLNTVWGVGYRYR; encoded by the coding sequence ATGATGTACAAAATTTTAGTTGTTGAAGACGAAGATGCTATCAGGAGATTTATTAAAATAAATCTTGAGAGACAGGGATGGCTAGTAGACGATGTTGACACTGGCGAAAAAGGCGTCAAGATGGCAAGTAAAAATGTATATGATTGCATTTTACTCGATGTGATGTTACCCGGCATCAGTGGTATTGAAGTTGCAAAAGAAGTTAGAAAAACGAATCAAGAAGTTGGAATCATTATGTTAACTGCTAAATCTCAAGACCTTGATAAAATTGATGGCCTTGAAGCTGGTGCTGATGATTATATTACTAAACCATTTAATCCTACCGAACTTATTTTAAGAATAAAATCTCTTGCTAAAAGGGTAGATGTTGAGCCAGAATATAGAAATATTAGCGACGATGTATTTGATCTTAACGAAGAAAAACGCGAATTCAGAAAAAATGGTGAGTTAATTGAGCTTACACCAACTGAGTTTTCCTTAATGGAATTATTTATGAAAAATCCTGAAAAAGCTTTTACAAGGGATGAACTCTTGGACGAAGTGTGGGGAGATAATTTCTTTGGAGAATCAAAGATTGTAGACGTTAACATCAGAAGAATTAGATCAAAGATTGAGGAGGATCCTGCTAATCCAAAATATTTAAATACTGTATGGGGCGTGGGTTACAGGTATAGATAG
- a CDS encoding RluA family pseudouridine synthase, whose amino-acid sequence MKKIIVGENDKDQRADRFLSKLLPNANKNFIMKMMRKKNIVNNNKKMDASDILKKGDEITIYFSDETFEKFSKKDNTYAHINLDIVYEDENILVVDKANGLLSHSATNNREKNLVDGVIAYLIESGQYNPREENSFIPALCNRLDRNTAGLVIVGKNAKALKTINEKIRERDFKKIYNAIVLGEFTYYGLLEDRMVKDDKKNRTNIVKSKDGILMQSEVKPIITGERYSLVEIDLITGRTHQIRAQLANLNHPILGDPKYGSYSANRKLESLDMKNHQLLASVEMILPKMDGDLEYLSNKKFTSKYKSKLMEVYKKLDE is encoded by the coding sequence ATGAAAAAAATAATTGTAGGAGAAAATGATAAGGACCAAAGGGCAGATAGGTTTTTGTCAAAGCTTTTACCTAATGCTAATAAAAATTTTATTATGAAGATGATGAGAAAAAAGAATATTGTAAATAATAATAAAAAAATGGATGCATCAGATATATTAAAAAAAGGTGATGAGATTACAATTTATTTTTCGGATGAAACTTTTGAAAAATTTTCTAAAAAGGATAATACTTATGCCCATATTAATTTAGATATAGTTTATGAGGACGAAAATATTTTAGTAGTTGATAAGGCAAATGGCTTATTATCACACTCTGCGACCAATAATAGAGAAAAGAATTTAGTTGATGGGGTTATAGCTTATTTGATTGAAAGTGGTCAGTATAACCCAAGAGAGGAAAACTCATTTATACCAGCCCTGTGCAACAGATTGGATAGGAATACAGCTGGGCTTGTAATTGTAGGGAAAAATGCAAAAGCACTTAAAACTATAAACGAAAAAATTAGAGAAAGAGATTTCAAAAAAATATATAATGCAATTGTACTGGGCGAATTTACTTATTACGGCTTACTCGAAGATAGGATGGTTAAAGATGATAAGAAAAATCGAACTAATATAGTTAAATCAAAAGATGGTATCCTAATGCAGAGTGAAGTTAAGCCAATAATTACTGGTGAAAGATATTCTTTGGTTGAAATAGATTTGATTACCGGAAGAACCCATCAGATACGGGCACAATTAGCCAATTTAAACCATCCAATTCTAGGAGACCCTAAGTATGGGAGCTATAGTGCAAATAGGAAACTGGAGAGTTTGGATATGAAAAACCACCAACTTTTGGCAAGTGTTGAAATGATTTTGCCTAAGATGGATGGAGACTTGGAATATTTATCCAATAAGAAATTTACTTCAAAGTATAAATCAAAGTTAATGGAGGTTTATAAAAAGTTAGATGAATAA
- the atpD gene encoding F0F1 ATP synthase subunit beta, translating to MSKNIGRITQVIGPVVDIKFENDMPNLLNAINIKIGEDVLVVEVAQHIGNNTVRTIAMDSTDGLVRGMEAEDTGAPISVPVGDKTLGRLFNVLGETIDNEKKIKADLKSPIHREPPAYDEQKPATEIFETGIKVIDLIAPYSKGGKIGLFGGAGVGKTVLIQELINNIATEHGGLSVFAGVGERTREGNDLYYEMKESGVIDKTALVFGQMNEPPGARMRVALTGLTMAEYFRDEKHQDVLLFIDNIYRFTQAGSEVSALLGRIPSAVGYQPTLATEMGALQERITSTKTGSITSVQAVYVPADDLTDPAPATTFAHLDATTVLSRSISELGIYPAVDPLDSSSRILDPNIVGEKHYEVARRVQEILQRYKELQDIIAILGMDELSDEDKVTVARARRIQRFLSQPFTVAEAFTGIEGKYVPLAETIKGFEEILDGKHDDLPESAFLFVGTIEEAVEKANRSK from the coding sequence ATGAGTAAAAATATTGGAAGAATTACACAGGTAATTGGACCTGTTGTTGACATTAAATTCGAAAACGATATGCCAAATCTCCTAAATGCTATTAATATAAAAATTGGAGAAGATGTTCTTGTTGTTGAAGTTGCACAGCATATCGGAAACAATACAGTTAGAACCATCGCTATGGATTCAACAGATGGCCTTGTAAGAGGTATGGAAGCTGAAGATACAGGAGCTCCAATTTCTGTTCCGGTTGGCGATAAAACATTAGGTAGACTCTTTAATGTTTTGGGTGAGACTATTGACAATGAAAAGAAAATTAAAGCTGATTTGAAATCACCTATACACAGAGAACCTCCAGCATATGACGAACAAAAACCAGCCACAGAAATTTTTGAAACAGGAATTAAGGTTATTGACCTTATCGCTCCATATTCAAAGGGTGGTAAGATTGGTTTGTTTGGTGGTGCTGGTGTAGGTAAAACAGTTTTAATTCAAGAATTAATCAATAACATCGCTACAGAACACGGCGGATTATCAGTTTTCGCAGGCGTTGGTGAAAGAACAAGAGAAGGTAATGACCTTTACTATGAAATGAAAGAGTCTGGAGTTATTGATAAAACTGCTCTTGTTTTCGGCCAAATGAATGAACCACCTGGAGCTCGTATGAGAGTTGCTCTTACAGGTCTTACTATGGCTGAATATTTTAGGGACGAAAAGCACCAAGACGTTTTGTTATTTATCGATAATATTTATAGATTTACACAAGCTGGTTCAGAAGTATCAGCTCTACTTGGAAGAATTCCTTCAGCTGTAGGTTATCAACCTACTCTTGCAACTGAAATGGGCGCACTACAAGAAAGAATTACATCCACAAAGACTGGTAGTATTACATCTGTACAAGCTGTTTACGTCCCAGCAGACGACCTTACTGACCCTGCTCCTGCAACAACTTTCGCTCACCTTGATGCGACAACAGTTTTATCAAGGTCAATTTCTGAGCTAGGTATATATCCTGCAGTTGATCCACTTGATTCATCAAGTAGAATTTTGGATCCAAATATTGTTGGTGAAAAACACTATGAAGTCGCAAGACGCGTTCAAGAAATTCTACAAAGATACAAGGAATTGCAAGATATTATCGCAATTTTAGGTATGGATGAATTGAGCGACGAAGATAAGGTTACTGTTGCTAGGGCAAGAAGAATTCAAAGATTCTTATCTCAACCATTCACAGTTGCAGAAGCCTTTACTGGTATTGAAGGTAAATATGTACCGCTAGCAGAAACAATAAAAGGTTTTGAAGAAATACTCGATGGTAAACATGATGATTTACCTGAGAGTGCTTTCTTGTTTGTTGGAACCATTGAAGAAGCTGTAGAAAAAGCAAATAGGAGCAAGTAA
- a CDS encoding cell wall metabolism sensor histidine kinase WalK, whose protein sequence is MKRSFKSILVLTYGLLILLTVVVLDLATILSVKNYFYRDTSRKAKSQAELNLNYLYRYIDFSKGLDNVVLEDASTIYEYNAGHIIILNNDGENILSTMGIRNDIFDVNSIESSIERNGYFTSIDNFDYADNKLVSVALPIKLHGNNIGTVIFQYDMTDAENSIKNIQKILILLSFVVLAIALAISFYMSNKIVGPLGKLKEYASKLAGGNYSEDIVIKGSRETVTLGETMKYMASEINKRDEIKNEFIASVSHELKTPLTSIKGWAYTLNADSSDPELVKEGLNIIEKETDRLTGMVNDLLDFSRLLNNKVELLNTNFDLIEHLEGIVSQFTPRSITENKNLSFISKLNKANFKGDENRLRQVFINLLDNAFKFTSAEGNISVTLDEADGHYCVTVSDDGEGMDENDVPHIFEKFYRGHSRNSHAGIGLSIVYEIVNLHGGYIKVQSKKREGSKFEIYLPKERK, encoded by the coding sequence GTGAAAAGAAGTTTTAAAAGTATCCTAGTTTTAACTTATGGGTTGCTAATACTCTTAACTGTTGTAGTTTTGGATTTAGCAACTATTTTGAGTGTAAAAAATTATTTTTATAGGGATACATCTAGAAAGGCAAAATCTCAAGCAGAGTTAAATTTAAATTACTTATACAGATATATAGATTTTTCCAAGGGCCTAGATAATGTTGTTCTTGAAGATGCGTCGACAATTTATGAGTACAATGCAGGGCATATTATAATTTTAAATAATGATGGCGAAAATATTTTAAGTACAATGGGAATTAGAAATGATATATTTGATGTCAATTCTATAGAGTCAAGCATTGAAAGAAACGGTTACTTTACATCGATAGATAATTTTGATTATGCTGATAACAAGTTAGTTAGTGTCGCGCTTCCAATAAAATTGCATGGCAATAATATAGGCACTGTAATTTTTCAATATGATATGACCGATGCAGAAAATTCCATAAAAAATATTCAAAAAATACTTATTTTACTATCATTTGTTGTTTTGGCAATAGCTTTAGCGATTTCTTTTTATATGTCCAATAAAATAGTTGGACCACTCGGCAAATTAAAAGAGTATGCGTCAAAGCTTGCCGGTGGAAATTATTCTGAAGATATTGTTATTAAGGGCTCGAGGGAAACTGTAACCTTGGGTGAAACTATGAAGTATATGGCTTCTGAAATCAATAAACGTGATGAAATTAAAAATGAATTTATTGCTAGTGTTAGTCATGAACTAAAGACTCCTCTTACAAGCATTAAGGGCTGGGCATATACTTTAAATGCAGACTCATCCGATCCCGAGCTTGTAAAAGAAGGTTTAAATATTATTGAAAAAGAAACCGATAGATTAACCGGCATGGTAAATGATTTATTAGATTTTTCAAGGCTACTAAACAATAAGGTTGAGTTATTAAATACTAACTTTGATTTAATTGAACATCTTGAGGGTATTGTTAGCCAATTTACACCAAGGTCAATAACAGAAAATAAAAATTTGTCATTTATATCAAAGCTAAACAAAGCAAATTTTAAAGGCGATGAAAATAGGCTTAGACAAGTTTTTATTAACTTATTAGACAATGCTTTTAAATTCACATCAGCAGAGGGAAATATATCTGTGACATTAGACGAGGCTGATGGTCATTATTGTGTAACTGTTTCAGATGATGGGGAAGGTATGGATGAAAATGATGTCCCTCATATTTTTGAAAAGTTTTATCGGGGCCACAGTAGAAATTCTCATGCCGGAATTGGTTTATCAATTGTTTATGAAATAGTTAACCTTCATGGTGGATATATTAAGGTACAGAGCAAAAAGAGAGAGGGAAGCAAATTTGAAATCTATCTTCCAAAAGAACGAAAATAA
- the nagZ gene encoding beta-N-acetylhexosaminidase, translated as MSGSKEIVENEKNKPKTQHVIDFEKNREKYSKEDKIGQLMCVGIESTVLDDNLKAFIDKYKPGSIILFKRNIQSSDQLANLNKSIKDYYKNKNYITPFIFVDQEGGRVDRIKAVYKPMNSANWYANNSSPDQYVSDLSERLKAFHIDSPLAPVLDTNPANASGAIGDRAFSSDYNTVSKFARGVIEAMDKEKLLSVAKHYPGHGATREDSHKNLPLINKSYEDLLNSDLIPFRENLDIVDGVMIGHILVPDVDNMPASLSKVWIGKLREDNFKGLILSDDLTMNALADYGTLEERFIKFVEAGGDIGLICHDLNKIPNIFEAMKKVDDNKINERFERIMRVKNEKFTAK; from the coding sequence TTGAGCGGATCAAAAGAAATTGTGGAGAATGAGAAAAACAAACCCAAAACACAACACGTAATAGATTTTGAGAAAAATAGGGAAAAATACTCTAAGGAAGATAAAATTGGTCAACTGATGTGCGTAGGAATTGAATCAACCGTATTAGATGATAATTTAAAAGCTTTTATTGATAAATATAAGCCCGGATCTATTATTTTGTTTAAGAGAAATATTCAATCATCTGATCAGTTGGCAAATCTAAATAAATCAATCAAAGATTATTATAAAAATAAAAATTATATAACTCCCTTTATCTTTGTCGACCAAGAGGGGGGCAGGGTTGATAGGATAAAAGCTGTCTATAAGCCAATGAATTCAGCTAATTGGTATGCCAATAATAGCAGTCCTGATCAATATGTTTCAGATTTGAGCGAAAGATTAAAAGCTTTTCACATTGATTCTCCTCTCGCGCCTGTACTGGATACAAATCCAGCCAATGCAAGTGGAGCTATTGGTGATAGGGCATTTTCAAGTGATTACAATACAGTCAGTAAATTTGCCAGGGGAGTAATTGAAGCTATGGACAAAGAAAAACTTTTATCAGTCGCCAAGCATTATCCTGGCCACGGGGCTACGCGAGAAGATTCTCATAAAAATCTTCCACTTATAAATAAAAGTTATGAAGATTTATTAAATTCAGACTTAATACCCTTTAGAGAAAATTTGGATATTGTTGATGGGGTAATGATTGGTCATATACTGGTGCCAGATGTTGATAATATGCCTGCAAGTCTTTCTAAAGTTTGGATTGGCAAATTAAGAGAGGATAATTTTAAGGGTTTAATTTTATCTGATGATCTTACCATGAATGCTCTCGCTGATTATGGGACTTTAGAGGAAAGATTTATAAAGTTTGTTGAGGCTGGTGGAGATATTGGACTAATATGTCATGATTTAAATAAAATTCCTAATATCTTTGAAGCTATGAAAAAAGTTGATGATAATAAAATTAATGAAAGATTTGAAAGAATAATGAGGGTTAAGAATGAAAAGTTTACCGCTAAATGA
- the atpC gene encoding ATP synthase F1 subunit epsilon: MQFDLKIVTPDRIFFEGKVDQLIVKGIEGEFAVLANMSPFVTRTKIHHMKIYQGSEVLLAAVTDGYIDVRNNVVTMAANAAEWPGEIDVSRAEDAKERAERRLQSADEIDALRAEAALRRALNRLSLKK, encoded by the coding sequence ATGCAATTTGATTTAAAAATTGTAACTCCAGATAGAATTTTTTTTGAAGGCAAGGTTGATCAACTAATTGTAAAGGGAATTGAAGGTGAGTTTGCAGTACTTGCAAACATGAGTCCTTTTGTTACAAGAACCAAGATTCATCACATGAAAATATATCAGGGATCAGAGGTTTTATTGGCAGCTGTTACTGATGGTTATATAGATGTTAGAAATAATGTTGTAACCATGGCAGCAAATGCTGCTGAGTGGCCAGGTGAGATTGATGTTTCGCGTGCTGAAGACGCAAAAGAAAGAGCTGAAAGAAGATTACAATCAGCAGATGAAATTGATGCTCTTAGGGCTGAAGCTGCTCTTAGAAGGGCACTTAATAGATTAAGTCTTAAAAAATAA
- a CDS encoding exodeoxyribonuclease V subunit beta yields MIKLDDKQRLAVNTIDQNVLVKAGAGAGKTAVLTERFINLVNKAVTTEEKEAILAITFTNKAVEEMKSRIVSRLNESGADTDFQLNIFTFDAFFKKLVEEYLPDKYIGFDLMDENKIYITLKEIIEDLLEYDQKYMDLIVTLQELNDSYDMSAIVDDLVYLYINSRNIYGDLDYRKLKSPSSSKPKLTYGKLYDLSREYYSRKNKLWTYLDEHFLEVGDDYVLTIEDLIDLTKLGLLKTEILYEIQASSVDLDDDYSEIYALTKELLYDINQKFQARKRELYLFDFTDITVDAIILLKEYLQVLQGRYKYVMIDEFQDTSPLQMKFFDILTNNFTVNNIFVVGDIKQSIYRFRGADYKNINKFENEILKRGGLVIELDTNYRSSKGIVQFVNKSFSDVLPEYSDMIYDKDNPSEIMYFDKEKFSTKSLSDIVNQLISDGYSYKDIGILTSTANKAYEIEKMLSLAGIPYINYNKLSLGQRPEVIEAIILINLFIDSQNKFNVFSALRGVLFDLSDKVLSKLDINFDFNNYSGHLKEVNNSIKIFKNLEYYFFSHSITEFLDYLYIEKDFLAKCKKIWGIDAINNLIEFKNYLQKTVENEQKHLKYAIIELQSNNELRSVDFYSDSENAIKISTIHKAKGLQYKVIILPNLSDRSSQKFSRFLISDQTLYIKLSDILGSYQLVKRQEAADLDAEKNRLLYVAITRAKDRIICLTNEKIYNTAMLAPIFDTYQNHAREFEIKDQNSIFSEFKIIENIQEKVKIGIEEKSIKPSQAEDNVFADIEFGNFIHHFAEIYQENKNINVNELIDLYNIAEIYDYEKINRHLNNISYFIDSRDGDVYCEKNISMDIDEKHIDAVIDRLEIKDNEIFIVDYKTVEISQDISFYNEIYKDQLIAYRDIISKIYKDKIIKTFIFYTSIGRLEEILL; encoded by the coding sequence ATGATTAAATTAGATGACAAACAGAGGCTAGCTGTTAATACAATTGATCAAAATGTTTTAGTTAAAGCTGGTGCTGGAGCGGGAAAAACGGCTGTTTTAACTGAAAGATTTATTAATTTGGTTAACAAGGCTGTGACAACAGAAGAAAAAGAAGCTATACTTGCAATCACTTTTACCAATAAAGCTGTTGAAGAAATGAAAAGTCGTATTGTAAGCAGATTAAACGAAAGTGGGGCAGATACAGACTTTCAACTCAACATCTTTACTTTTGATGCATTTTTTAAAAAACTAGTAGAAGAATATTTGCCAGATAAATACATTGGATTTGATTTAATGGATGAAAATAAAATATATATAACTCTCAAGGAAATTATAGAAGATTTATTGGAATATGATCAAAAGTATATGGATCTTATAGTCACTCTGCAAGAGTTAAACGATAGCTATGATATGAGCGCCATCGTAGATGATTTAGTATATCTGTATATAAATTCTAGAAATATATATGGAGATTTAGACTACAGAAAATTAAAATCTCCTTCTTCAAGCAAACCTAAGCTTACCTATGGAAAATTATATGATTTATCAAGAGAGTATTACTCTAGAAAAAATAAACTGTGGACATATCTAGATGAACATTTCTTAGAAGTAGGAGATGATTATGTATTAACAATTGAAGACCTCATTGACTTAACGAAGCTCGGCTTATTAAAAACTGAAATTTTATATGAAATTCAAGCCTCCTCTGTGGACCTGGATGATGATTATTCTGAAATTTATGCACTGACAAAAGAATTATTATATGATATAAATCAAAAATTTCAGGCAAGGAAGAGAGAATTATACTTATTTGATTTTACAGATATAACTGTCGATGCAATAATTTTGTTAAAAGAGTACTTGCAAGTTCTGCAAGGCCGTTATAAGTATGTAATGATTGATGAATTTCAAGATACCAGTCCCTTGCAAATGAAATTCTTTGATATTTTGACAAATAATTTTACTGTTAATAATATTTTTGTAGTTGGAGATATAAAGCAAAGCATTTATAGGTTTAGAGGAGCCGACTATAAAAATATAAATAAATTTGAAAATGAAATTTTAAAGCGGGGAGGCTTGGTTATTGAATTAGATACAAATTACAGGTCTTCAAAAGGCATTGTTCAATTTGTTAACAAGAGTTTTTCTGATGTTTTGCCCGAATATTCAGATATGATTTACGATAAAGATAATCCATCGGAGATAATGTATTTTGACAAGGAAAAATTTTCTACTAAATCTTTATCAGATATTGTAAACCAATTAATTAGTGACGGATATTCTTATAAAGACATAGGGATTTTGACTTCCACCGCAAACAAGGCCTATGAGATCGAAAAAATGTTAAGCCTAGCAGGCATCCCTTATATAAATTATAATAAGCTTAGCTTGGGCCAAAGGCCAGAGGTTATAGAAGCCATTATTTTAATTAATTTATTTATTGATTCTCAAAATAAATTTAATGTTTTCTCTGCACTTAGGGGTGTGCTCTTTGATTTATCAGATAAGGTTTTATCAAAATTAGATATAAATTTTGATTTTAATAATTATAGTGGCCATTTAAAAGAAGTCAATAATAGTATTAAAATTTTTAAAAATTTAGAATATTATTTCTTTTCGCATAGTATCACTGAGTTTTTAGACTATTTATATATAGAAAAAGATTTTTTAGCAAAATGTAAAAAAATATGGGGAATAGATGCAATAAATAATTTAATTGAATTTAAAAATTATTTACAAAAGACAGTAGAAAACGAGCAAAAACATTTAAAATATGCTATAATTGAATTACAAAGTAATAACGAATTAAGAAGTGTTGATTTTTATTCTGATTCAGAAAACGCAATTAAAATTTCCACTATACATAAGGCCAAGGGTCTTCAGTATAAGGTAATAATTTTGCCTAATCTATCAGATAGAAGTTCACAAAAGTTTTCTAGATTTCTTATAAGCGATCAAACTCTATATATAAAACTTAGTGATATTCTGGGCTCTTATCAGCTTGTAAAAAGACAAGAGGCAGCTGATTTAGATGCAGAAAAAAATAGGCTTTTGTATGTTGCCATAACAAGAGCAAAAGATAGAATTATTTGTCTTACCAATGAAAAAATATATAATACGGCAATGCTAGCTCCAATATTTGACACATATCAAAACCATGCAAGAGAGTTTGAAATCAAGGATCAGAATTCTATCTTTAGTGAGTTTAAAATTATAGAAAATATACAAGAAAAAGTCAAAATTGGCATTGAAGAAAAATCAATTAAGCCTTCTCAAGCTGAGGATAATGTGTTTGCAGATATTGAATTTGGGAATTTTATCCATCACTTTGCGGAAATCTATCAAGAGAATAAAAATATCAATGTTAATGAGCTTATTGATTTGTATAATATTGCAGAGATCTATGATTATGAGAAAATAAATAGGCACTTAAATAATATCTCATATTTTATTGATAGTCGAGATGGAGATGTATATTGCGAGAAAAATATAAGCATGGATATAGACGAAAAACATATTGATGCTGTAATTGATCGACTAGAGATTAAAGATAATGAGATTTTTATTGTAGATTATAAAACCGTTGAGATAAGTCAAGATATAAGTTTTTATAATGAAATTTACAAAGACCAGCTCATAGCATATAGGGATATAATTTCTAAAATATATAAAGATAAGATAATAAAGACATTTATATTTTACACATCAATTGGAAGATTGGAGGAAATACTATTATGA